The Natronoarchaeum philippinense genome includes the window ACCGATCGTCGCCGACCCGCTGCGCCTGTACGACTTCTGCCCGATCACGGACGGAAGCGCGGCGCTGTTGCTCTGTCCCGAATCGGTCGCAAAAGAGCACGCCGACGAGTACGCCGTCATCTCGGGCATCGGCGGCGCGACCGACACCCACGTCGTCCACGAGCGCGACGACCCCACCGTGATGGGTGGCGTCGTCGACAGCGGGGAAGAGGCCTACGAGATGGCCGGTATCGGCCCCGACGATATCGACGTGGCCGAGCTCCACGACATGTTCACCATTCTGGAGTTCCTCCAGATGGAGGGGCTGGGCTTCGCCGAGCAGGGCGAGGCGTGGAAGGAGATGGACAAAGGGACGACCGAGCGCGACGGCGAACTGCCGATCAACACGTCCGGCGGACTCAAGTCCAAGGGCCATCCGCTGGGCGCCAGCGGCATCGCACAGGCCGTCGAGATCTACGAGCAGGTGCTCGGCGAGGCCGGCCCGCGGCAGGTCGACGCCGATGTCGGGCTGGCGTGTAACGTCGGCGGCTTCGGCAACTGCGTCATCACCACGATCATGGAGGCAGCACAATGAGCGACGAGCCACCGATGGAAGCACAGCGCTACGAGGACGGGTCGATCTCCTACCCGACCCACCCCCGGAGTCTGAACGGCGCCGAGCCCACCGAGACGATCGACCTCAGCGAGTACACCGCCGAGGTGGTCACGTGGACCGAAAGCACCGCGACGCCGCCGGGCGTTCGCCAGCCCAACACGATCGCAATCGTCGAGTTCGACGTTGACGGCGAGCGCGTGCGCGCGGTCGGGCAGGTCGTCGAGGACGCCGACGTGGAGATCGGCGACGAAGTCGAGCCGGTGTACGCCGAGGAACTCCGCGAGCCCGGCGCCGGCATCAAAGAGCCGGAAAGTCAGGAGTGGGACGGGTACCGCTTCCAGCCTGTCCAGTGAGCGCGTCGGCGCGAACAACAGGCTGGGAGTGGAGGTTCCGACCGACACAGTGAGCGCGTCGGCGCGAGCAGTAGGTTCGGAGCGAAGGTGAGAGCCTGTCCAGTGAGCGCGTCGGCGAGTTCCCTTCGCCTACGTAACATTTTATTGGCGGTGTGCGAAACCCATTCGTATGACTGACACGGCCGAGCGGAGGCTGATACTTCAGGACCTCATGCTCGCGGCCTCGAACCTCGTTATGTTCCTCCTGCTGGACGGGACGCTCTCGGCGACCGGCGAGTGGTGGATCGCCGCGGTCGTCGCACTCGTCAGCGGCGGTCTGTTCGCCGCGGCGGATCGAACCCGCGCAGGGTTGTGGGCGTTGTTCGTCGCCGGGGTGGCC containing:
- a CDS encoding OB-fold domain-containing protein, with the translated sequence MSDEPPMEAQRYEDGSISYPTHPRSLNGAEPTETIDLSEYTAEVVTWTESTATPPGVRQPNTIAIVEFDVDGERVRAVGQVVEDADVEIGDEVEPVYAEELREPGAGIKEPESQEWDGYRFQPVQ